The genomic DNA aaaaatacatggaGATTATCtgaaaagagaaataaatcTTATCAGACCttcagaataaaaatatattaccaGAGTAGAATTAGTACCTCAGCGacaaatacatttatatgtatgtatatatttaaatatatatattatatatgtatggcAAGATGAATGATCAAATTTGTACTGAATAAATAATGGAAATGAACAATAATTGGATAACTTGTTTAgagggggaaaaaataagaagaaaataaaacaaagaagAGTAACTAATAGTAAAGGAACCATTTATTgaagagaaaataataagGCATACAGaggtgcacatatatatgcagcCATacaatgtatacatatatatatatgtatttgtatatatgtgggAACATAAGCAATAATTTGTCCTTCAAAGTTGGGGGCGGGGGGTAACTAAAATTGTTATgagtacatataataatacatacatgcatgaACACATACATTAATAGATGCATGCATGTGTAGCCGTGCCCTCATATtcacatatttacatatacatataaacatacaaacgtgtgagcaattttttttctcccatAACGCTTGAATACCAAAGATGAGCTTggtaataagaataattctttttatggtaacattttgttattatgcagaaataaaaaaaaataccgtCGGTAAAATatcttattataatattatatttgtgagagcaaaaaaaaattttaaaaaaagtatgcaTCAATTTCCACTGAACTcaaaaagaaatagtaattttgaaggaacaaaaagaaaccataatattgtaaaatatgagagcagaaaaagaagacatttttttttaaattcacgAGTAGGTGAAAAAAAAGGCCAATCGGAAATAAagaggaaaataataaaggatGAAGATAAgtacaatattataaaagatataaaaaaatattgtgaaTGTACCAAGAAATATAAGAGACTACCAACAAGAGAAGTAACAATTGGTAATGTAAAAATTggtaattataacaatatagcTATTCAGACTATGACAAATTGTGACACTAGAAATATAGAAGAATGTGttaatcaaataaaaaagtgtaaAGATTTAGGTGCAGATATGGTAAGACTAACGGTTCAGGGGGTACAAGAAGCGGAAGCAAGTTAtcatattaaagaaaaattattatctgAAAATATTACCATTCCTTTAGTAGCtgatattcattttaatcCAAAAATTGCTTTAATGGCAGCAGAAGTATATGAAAAGATTAGGGTCAACCCAGGTAATTTTGTGgatggaagaaaaaaatggataaataaagtatataaaaaaaaagaatttgaaGAAGgcaaattatttattaaagaaaaatttgtaccattaattgaaaaatgtaaaagatTAAATAGAGCTATAAGAATAGGAACCAATCATGGTTCTTTATCCTCTCGAATACTTTCCTATTATGGTGATACTCCTCTAGGTATGATTGAATCAGCCTTTGAATTTTCAGATTTATGTATAgagaataaattttataatatcgtTTTTTCAATGAAGGCATCTAATGCATATGTAATGATACAGTCTTATAGGTTATTAGTTGCTAAGCAGTATGAGAGAGATAAAAATGGTTTGATATTCCCAATGCACTTAGGGGTTACAGAAGCAGGTTTTGGTGCTAATGGAAGAATAAAATCTTATCTAGGTATAGGGTCCTTATTGTATGATGGAATAGGTGATACGATAAGAATTTCTTTAACTGAAGATCCATGGGACGAGCTAGCTccttgtaaaaaattaattgaaaatttgaaaaaaagaatattttatacagataaaaaggaagaagcTAGTTACTCAGTTATGAAGAAGCAAAATAAGGAGGGACCAAACTACAGTAGAGATACCCCAAACAATGATAATGATGTAACTGTGATGAAGAATAGTCTTAGTAGAGAAATTCAGTCATGTAGTcctgaaaaaaaagaagaggcaataatatataaggcAAAGGAGAACAGTACTGTCCATAGTGATACTGATGTATACCAAACGATTGAACACTGGAATAGTAACTGCCTAAACTTCGAGGAAAATTTTCGAGACTTTAACAATATAGTAAAGAATAGAGTTgacaaaaaagtaaaaagtgATGTGCTACATGAAGAATGTACAGTGGGCAATGTAGTTACAGTAAAAGAATTAGAAGACTCtcttcaaatttttaaagacttaaatatagaattagatcaaaatggaaatttaaaaaaaggagcCAAAACTACggatataattattattgacAAATTTGAAACATTAACAGATTCAGCAAAAAAAactgttaaaaaattaatcgAAATAGGATTACATGTATTAGTACAGCATCAACCACAAAATATAgatattgttaaaaaattaaaaataaatgatagtagtagtagttataataataatataatattttacactCACTTGGAAAATATGGACAATATTTTAGAATATTACAAAGATGAGatgcaaaaaaataactCAAAAGGTTATGCACTAATTTTAAACGGAAAAGAAAACATTAAAATggtagaaaaaataaaaaatttggatCCTGCTCCATTATTTCTTCTATTAAGATCAGATACTGTATTTGAGCATGTATTAGTTACTAGAAGggtaaatgaaattatacaTTCCTTAGGTATTAATGTACCCTATATACATTATGTAGACATCCATTCAACATATTATGAAGATATCCTAGTTAATGCATCGTTATATGTGGGAACATGTTTAATTGATTTAATGGGTGATGGACTGATTATTAATGTAACAAATTACTCTTCTGCTGCCACTAACACTGCCACTGTTGCTAATGCACAAAAGGATGAGAAACAACAAATATCAAGTCGTGTTTCTTTAAACTCATTTTTAACTCTAAATATTCTACAGGATACTCGTATTCGTTTATTTAAGACGGATTATATAGCTTGCCCTTCTTGTGGCAGAACCTTATTTAACATCCAAGAAAcaactaaaaaaattatgaaattaaCAGGTCATTTAAAAGGGGTTAAAATTGCTATTATGGGATGTATTGTCAATGGGATCGGAGAAATGGCAGATGCACATTTTGGCTATGTTGGAAGTGCACCTAAAAAAGTTGACTTGTATTATGGAAAGGAAATAGTAGAAAGAAATGTACCAGAAGAAGAAGCCTACGACAAACTGATAGAGTTAATTAAGAAGCACAACAAGTGGCAGGACCCGTAAGGAAATAGGCAGCACATAGGTGTTGGTATGTATTGGCATATATTGACGTGTATTGATATCTGTTGACATATACCGATATATATTGACATTGTATTGACATGTGTAAACATGTGTTATCATGTATtcacatgtgcatatatgtatatgcatgcaCATCTTCGAACTGAACTTTTAGGCAGAATATTATgtttagcttttttttttttattgatattACATAGCACATTAATAAGTCCAAGaccttatttatataacgGAACAGTCatattactttaaaaaatattatacttataaatacgtttttatgtatgtacatatgcgtaTGCTATTTATTTGTTAGGTATTCCTCCACTCAGCATGCAGAGTAAAAACGTTATTCGTAATTAAACTTTTGCAggatataaaagataaaaaagttataaatttgtttttatgtacatCAATGGTActcgtatatacatacatgcatacatacacatacgtataacggttaaaagataaaaaaaaaaggcacaaaaaacaaaattttaaataaaatgaataaatgaattaaaaaattatttgcttattttattatcatatttttccctttcatGGGTGAAATAACCATGATGTCATGATGCCAAACGAAAAAAGCGCAACGTATGTAAATAAAGCAGCCTTAGGAACATTCTTATTCGCTCGAACCTTAAAATTgtgaagggaaaaaaaaacaaacaaacaaaaattgCATACATTTGTACTTtgcatatgtattttatttttttattaattttaataattataaaactatttgacataaaatgaatatttagaaattttaagtattttaATGTCTTTTGGaggaaattttatatttccccTACATCAAACATCCCATCATCTTATTTTTACCCATAAGTCAGCAAAATCGTAATGCGGAAGGTGCGTGCTTTTTCTGCAGCCGCACAAAAGTCTGTATCCACTTGACTGGGGAATATACATCAGTGGTTTAATtcctttgaaaaaaaaataattgtaaaaaataatatgatagAACATGAGGCTGAAAAACGTTCACAtactatatacatacatatgtgtacatatatatgtgtacatgtgaCCAATTTGATGACAATTTAGTTTTCACTGTTACCGCTTCCTTTATGTTTTCCATCGCACCACGGTTGATTTTTACTTGTTCCGCAAGCACAGTACCAATAAACCTATGTTTTAcgttttgttaaaaaaatgtgaaaacgTTCTAATTAATTTGCATTATTCTGATGTTGCGGGTTActacttttaaattatattagtaatatattCACACATACACAAttgttcatatgtatatatatatatatatatatatatatatatatatacgaatgtatgtatgtattatatatatgggttTATTCTTTCCATATATGCGCATTTATTAGTTCCCTTTTCATACTGCGCTATTTGTTATACCTTATTTTTCTGTACTTTGACAAGGTACGGATCTAATGAGTCTGTTTTTACCACTGGATCGTGCGGCCACCATTCTCCCCAACTCATTTTTCCTGTTTtgatttctttatttatttccttACAATATGTATTTGTTTCGAATTGTGTGTTCGTGTACTTGATCGTATATGCGTATGTGTGTGCGTGTGTTGCCTTACTATCTGTTCCGTTTTTATTAAGTTtactctttttctttcttaaaaattcctctataatgtataaaattcGAACAAcatttcaaataatttatattttcttctttcacCCTATTCTCattgatatattttgtacatactttttgaatttataatttcttgttaaaatataatttctatGTGGAACTTCAGCTTTTtcatgaattataaaaaaaaaaaaaaggaataataacGTAGAAATACAAgtatttattaagaaaaataattttttattaaattttcattacaCTTGTAAAATGGAACTGATGatgtatgtattaaatatacaatttctctgtaaatttttaagggtattttcgaattttttttttttttttttcaaatatattttttattagctTAAGCAGTTCTTATGAATACTACGCTATatataaacgaaaaaaattacatataaaataaagaatatatacgtttatttctttttttctaaaaaaataaaattaaaacacgTTTCCTTTTCAAACGGTTTGCATAATGTACGaatgaaaatacattttttgctttttgaAGGTTTTGGTACACTTCAAGCCCATTTTTTACACATTTTCAacgttatattattattttattttttttaattttttgctcTTTTGTATTAGTATAGAATATCCATTTCCAACAGATTACAGGagaaattgaaaattttaaaacaataaaatattacgaGGGTTCGGAGGTTTtgaaagaacaaaaaacaaaataaaataggtaATCTGGTTAGTGCATAagtaaatacattatatttatatatgtaaatatattcatatcaTACTTATGTATTCAAATgtgcaaaaaataatttaaaaaaattttgtatattcaaTGTTTATATTGAATAGCTACTTTGTTTTTTCCAGCTTATTTACAGAACAAATGTTAATGGTAAAAAAACTTGcccaaaaaatataattaagtgtaataaagttaaatacaaaaaaagcaAATCAAAGAAGCAAAATATAAGTGTAGCAAACGGAAATTAGGGAAAAACCGAAATAAATCTTCTGATTAATTCTAATTTTCAGAAGGTAATGACGAAAAAATATACGCAATCGtgcttataatatataaaattattaagccCGCAAAAAGTaggtttttataaatataatacattttgtaGTAATTTGTTGCCATGCTTTTTAATTtggtattattttttatattaatccGCACGTTTTCGTCACATAAGCAATTTATGTTCCTTATAAAGGGAtagttattataaaaatgaatttcttttctgttttctttttttttgtttttataatattgaaTTGTACATGCGATAAATCCATATAATAAGGTAAACAATGCTCCGCTTAACATGCCTGATGCAAAAtcaaacaaattaaaaaaataggaagaattaataaaatttttatgacgaatctttctctttattaaattatataaagggTATGTAAACATCAATATGAAGtgacatatatatttcattaaaaatagaatacGGATTCCTTTcgattcatataattttgagcacataaaaaaattttccacttgtttctttttatattctgGTGTATTAACAGGGAAAATTAATTTCCTTAAAAACCATTTACTTGCTGAGTTTTTTTCCGTATCATCATTTCTCCAATTTCTAATTGAATGTTCATTAAGACTATAATTACTATTGAAACTGCTACTATCACTATAACTACTACTGCTAGTACTATAACGTCGATCATTTCCAAATGACAATTCCTCTTCCTCAAGTGCCATAATGTTCTTATCTCGTTCTCTTTCTTCCAAACACTCGTTTATGTTACGTCCATCgataaattcatatattccttttattttattttcatacatttcattttgaaaagaaaaattaaaaagtttttttataatttgttcattaaatttaaaaggaaCTAACAAAAAGGTAAACAAAACACCCTGCGTAAAATGACCTGCACTCTCCATTGACCTAAATAGATATTTTGTTTCGttatctattttattatcctttatatatttagatattattatataaaacacTGAAAAAAGAGCAAATAACAAAACCACTTCCCAagttaaatatgtatttataaattttttatatcctgACTTACATTCTTTACAACGTCTActatattttccatttttatattccatttcaaataaattttcatttatttcacGATCATCCATTACATGTGAATCATCATTTAAATTTCTGTTGAGATATTCCATTTTATCCCTTTTTTCGAAGGAAGGGTCTAAAAATTGATCATTGCTCTTactatattcatttttcataCAATCTTCTAATACCATCATATATATCAGTACAAATGCTTTTGCTGTAAGAAGTTCTCTTAAACATTTGttgaattcttttttatcatttttatttcttaaactATCCATAATTgtaattaacattttttcttcatctgCATTACTATATGTAAGTATTTCTCCCTCATATTCTTTAATTAATTCCTTAAACCATATTTCTCTACAATACTGTTTTATCATATGTTTTTCCTTTGAAAACCAATTTTTCCAAACCACTTTTTGCTTTTCTAGAATAGGATTTTTAATAGtacattttacatttttcatcctttttgaatttttatttgtatctatatatttcctCATTTCATTTATCCATTTAAACTTTAAGTTTTGGAACCAAGGTTCTTTTCTTCTGCCGTCTAATAAATGCCTATAGttttttatccatttattccatagttctttcctttttaatgCATTAGTATTATATAGTTCACCTTCACCATAATTTAATACTAATTCACTTTGTACCATATAAtgatttatttgttcatttttattattcataagctcttctatacatatatctaaGAAATATCCTTTAATCATATCCCATTCATCACTGTTGTATTCATTTAGTACATCCGAACGTGCTTGTACATTATCttccttctttattttcactCTTCCTTCTCCAACATGAACATTACTACATCTATTTGTATTCACAAATAagttttcaaatttttcgACTTGTGGCCTTGCTGACAGTTTACGAAATTCTTTCCGTGTCCTTCTCTGCCGTCTACTAACAGGATTTACTCCAAATGGTTCACCCTGAAGTGTAGACAAAAATAGTGCATTGTTATAGTGGAACAACATTACAACAGTAATACAGCACAACagtacatatgcatgtatacgtatatatattataattttatttcatagtTCCACTATAATAACAAGTGCAACTTATTAAGcggaataataaaaatgttaacgTTTTAAAAggcaaatttttatattattacagtATGCACAAGGATAAATAATGAGATAACAACCGCTCGCATTAGGACAGATTTGACATATACAAAAGATGGTTTAATTGTATTGCCACCTCTTGAAGAGCCAGTTGTATGACTTCGTAATCTATCCGTTGTGTCATGTATTTTATCTAATGTTTTATTCATACCAATTAGAGATGGGgtctaataaaaatttaaaaatggtGTTTTTTGTAGTCCCAAATTAATTAGCATTAACAATGTTAaggtatatacatacttatatatatatatatatacatacatatacacatatataagtataatagAATGGATGATCTGCAAATGCAGTCTTAATGATAGTTGTTTTAttatgcaaatataaattattattccttACTTGTAAGCCTTTTTCCATTTGTCCGAACAGAGAACCTGGTAATGCAGAagatgttaaaaaattttcagcATGCTCTGAATTACTAACAGTCATTGTGGTTAAGGGATCAACATTAGGTTGCCGCATATCTGATATCCCAGGAGGAGAACCATATGGAACAGTTTCTTTTACCGGATCGGCTTCCAATGGATCACTTTCCATATTGTCATCTACCCGAGAACTCGTCTCAGAAATTTCATCCTTATAGATTAAAGGTGCTACAAGTTCATCAGCATCTCCTAATGTATGTTTCATTGAATCATTGGAAATATTAGAAGAATTATTACCAATGACAGTACAAGATCTAGAAAAATTATCACATGAATCATCATCATCACAGTGATCACAAGATTTTGCAGAATTAACAATATAATCTGCGCCTACCTCCATGATGACGTGAACATAAATGTGGAATAAaatatcttaaaaatatttttcagtaCATGGATGACTTAGTGGAGCATTTATAATGAACTTTAcgttttgatttttttttcttttttgtttttccatttcatTTGATTTGTTCTAATTTGTTCctatttgttttcttttgttttcctttcctttacttttttttttttttttttttttataacatctattatttatatatattatatatatattgctaTAATTTGAATTATCTTGTGTTTTACGAGGATTATATGTGCATCAAGATTTAGTTACTTAACAATAATAAGAGATGAATGATAAAATTTTGCATTCTCATATCTTGTTCATAgggaatatattatattataaattttataatagtcAGTTGTAGTATACTTTATAATAACATcgcaaaaaatattataaattctaGATGGATTTATATTAgatcaataaaataaatttaaaaatgggCATTAACactaatatataacatatcaTAGGATTATATATCAtctgtaatatattatacaaataattatcacaaaaaaaatatattaaataatatatatgttaataatttcaaCATTTAATATCAcctttgaataatttttataaaatgtagaAGTACAAAGTTGATAAACTctcattataaaataattgcagaagtttattttaatagaaTAATTAACAGAATATAATAGCGTTCAAAGCTGTAGACAAAATTATACTATACTTTTACTCCCATCccattatacatttataagtaaaaaaaataaatcaaaaaaaaaaatattaacttaataataaaaatatacatgtgttTTCGTAAAAGAGCTGcatgaaattttattataatagaataaaagTTACATTAAAGTTTTAAATAaccaggaaaaaaaaaaaatatttggaatgtataaatattatatttgggaaaaattatatggcgatcatattttatgttatatagcttgaattttgtaaaatttgcatgtaaattaaaaaatatgttttgtaGACTTATACAACTGTATAATGGAATAAACATACATTGAAaagtaaacaaaaataagatTAAGCTAAAGTTGTTAATGCAAtggttatttttataatcatttatctttttatgtacatgaaaaatgttttttttttaaatataaattgtttaattaatttataaaaatgaaaaagtaatctttatttgtattaataatatctaAATAGctacaatataaaatatattaacttttGCAGTGATATACCAATTTATGacaatttatttcattcagAAATCTCTCTGAggatttatattaaaaaatttatttactagtttgttatatattttcctattcatgcaatattgtaaaaattaaaactagGACAAGtgagaaaaacaaataaaatatatattctaaggataaatatttaaataaattacgAATGAGtcctttttaattgtataaaACAGTTGtatagtataattttttttttcttttaattatgtatttgCCCGTTTAAAATAGTTTTTAcctttatatatgaaaaaaaaaattttcaatgtTTTTCTCAGTGTCTACAATTTTTTAGggttttttttccttttatttaacTGAGTCTTGCTGTAATCCCcttataatgtattatatatataatatttataaatatatatattatatacatctTCAAGTATATTCCTTATTttactaaatttttatgcataaatGAAACATACAGAATGTTCTATTTAGgacaaaatttatattcaaaatataaaatattgaacAGCCTATAAAGAtagttaaaaaagaaaaaactgaagctaataacaataaaatatgtacactttaaaaaatttgcaaaaatatatatgcatcgGTGTtgacaaaatataaagtttATGGTTATAAAAgacattaaataaatgatatgCATTCAATTGCAATAaagcattttttattttatttttctatctcatcaaaaaatatataatattaacataacactagtcataattttttctctttctatGTCGTCTTTTTTCGTCCTTATATATCGgaaattcaaataaatagaagtgttattttatttaaaaaaaatataggaaaCTGTAAAGATGtaactatataatatataatatatgtatgtatgtatgtattataccATATTATTCAATTAAAcagaataattaatttaaaaatttaaaaacattaaagcgttgaaataaacaaaaaaactaagaacataattttttcacttcTAAGTATCAAATATAccacatgtatgtatgtgttcatataaaaattaatctaTTATGGTTATGTCTATTACGTATATcactaataatattacagCAA from Plasmodium brasilianum strain Bolivian I chromosome 10, whole genome shotgun sequence includes the following:
- a CDS encoding hypothetical protein (conserved Plasmodium protein); its protein translation is MEVGADYIVNSAKSCDHCDDDDSCDNFSRSCTVIGNNSSNISNDSMKHTLGDADELVAPLIYKDEISETSSRVDDNMESDPLEADPVKETVPYGSPPGISDMRQPNVDPLTTMTVSNSEHAENFLTSSALPGSLFGQMEKGLQTPSLIGMNKTLDKIHDTTDRLRSHTTGSSRGGNTIKPSFVYVKSGEPFGVNPVSRRQRRTRKEFRKLSARPQVEKFENLFVNTNRCSNVHVGEGRVKIKKEDNVQARSDVLNEYNSDEWDMIKGYFLDICIEELMNNKNEQINHYMVQSELVLNYGEGELYNTNALKRKELWNKWIKNYRHLLDGRRKEPWFQNLKFKWINEMRKYIDTNKNSKRMKNVKCTIKNPILEKQKVVWKNWFSKEKHMIKQYCREIWFKELIKEYEGEILTYSNADEEKMLITIMDSLRNKNDKKEFNKCLRELLTAKAFVLIYMMVLEDCMKNEYSKSNDQFLDPSFEKRDKMEYLNRNLNDDSHVMDDREINENLFEMEYKNGKYSRRCKECKSGYKKFINTYLTWEVVLLFALFSVFYIIISKYIKDNKIDNETKYLFRSMESAGHFTQGVLFTFLLVPFKFNEQIIKKLFNFSFQNEMYENKIKGIYEFIDGRNINECLEERERDKNIMALEEEELSFGNDRRYSTSSSSYSDSSSFNSNYSLNEHSIRNWRNDDTEKNSASKWFLRKLIFPVNTPEYKKKQVENFFMCSKLYESKGIRILFLMKYICHFILMFTYPLYNLIKRKIRHKNFINSSYFFNLFDFASGMLSGALFTLLYGFIACTIQYYKNKKKENRKEIHFYNNYPFIRNINCLCDENVRINIKNNTKLKSMATNYYKMYYIYKNLLFAGLIILYIISTIAYIFSSLPSEN
- a CDS encoding 4-hydroxy-3-methylbut-2-en-1-yl diphosphate synthase (ferredoxin), with protein sequence MSLVIRIILFMVTFCYYAEIKKNTVGKISYYNIIFVRAKKNFKKSMHQFPLNSKRNSNFEGTKRNHNIVKYESRKRRHFFLNSRVGEKKGQSEIKRKIIKDEDKYNIIKDIKKYCECTKKYKRLPTREVTIGNVKIGNYNNIAIQTMTNCDTRNIEECVNQIKKCKDLGADMVRLTVQGVQEAEASYHIKEKLLSENITIPLVADIHFNPKIALMAAEVYEKIRVNPGNFVDGRKKWINKVYKKKEFEEGKLFIKEKFVPLIEKCKRLNRAIRIGTNHGSLSSRILSYYGDTPLGMIESAFEFSDLCIENKFYNIVFSMKASNAYVMIQSYRLLVAKQYERDKNGLIFPMHLGVTEAGFGANGRIKSYLGIGSLLYDGIGDTIRISLTEDPWDELAPCKKLIENLKKRIFYTDKKEEASYSVMKKQNKEGPNYSRDTPNNDNDVTVMKNSLSREIQSCSPEKKEEAIIYKAKENSTVHSDTDVYQTIEHWNSNCLNFEENFRDFNNIVKNRVDKKVKSDVLHEECTVGNVVTVKELEDSLQIFKDLNIELDQNGNLKKGAKTTDIIIIDKFETLTDSAKKTVKKLIEIGLHVLVQHQPQNIDIVKKLKINDSSSSYNNNIIFYTHLENMDNILEYYKDEMQKNNSKGYALILNGKENIKMVEKIKNLDPAPLFLLLRSDTVFEHVLVTRRVNEIIHSLGINVPYIHYVDIHSTYYEDILVNASLYVGTCLIDLMGDGLIINVTNYSSAATNTATVANAQKDEKQQISSRVSLNSFLTLNILQDTRIRLFKTDYIACPSCGRTLFNIQETTKKIMKLTGHLKGVKIAIMGCIVNGIGEMADAHFGYVGSAPKKVDLYYGKEIVERNVPEEEAYDKLIELIKKHNKWQDP